A section of the Oscarella lobularis chromosome 15, ooOscLobu1.1, whole genome shotgun sequence genome encodes:
- the LOC136195965 gene encoding uncharacterized protein → MAREAASKDCDVHLAPGIRTKALVDVERQLSLLYRDGPLETTKTLLLPSFARILRQQSTAALSRALSFFRRGESQPRVVADEIVDQLRSQRQDLNAFTCDSKQDDEDDVERRSFYALMIGENVNPDTPHPSNSILLSTLFHAEDEEDPGSSCSPESVEIMRDALARNLNMKEGLCQVLHPFFIDAINRREAVDAFTSFLVKMHDSLQGQDVPLPDLILSFSSKDLIVAFLESSSFATQCQIASQLLVLGYPLPYYYTLLRENEVLRKNSLEVLRNALLTPSASLVLSCGTRDTAQGGKTFLLSRLIPMLATSSIDTKLLDGEENIAGPTHSPSIDLVLETKEPLGFSYADVHGFDRSLDFSVALGTLAYFSKAILIHVSKQDVTSDDTELSLSEDLHFLLFRQLALHDKTNKSAAIVFLVRDVSDGNRVSTTERAASTLQKALPTSNVTVRTVKNFSRYRKEAHRYQDVKQLTETLKESLSLVENDFTLPCIESIHVVHTALSVGWSIPPLSAHSVLGQRLIASLDSVWQRERRLAQIIFPFSSIASEMSELEEEEKNVMTCLAQQKLGDKTELDMKQIAKRKQLLVKRRASANSTGIMELFTEVITLKDPSRLLEFQKYLELWKTKFLVELRAKQQSVLLEMKVADDAKQALLEEDYRRLCKEIDEVNVTLDSFWAEMTEMYSAKSPNAFCDLLRIDCSTAKDLYFQCLKTRNIIPLLFGKPLRMAGTFVSDILEMIDAEQKADERLFVVSVIGIQSSGKSTLLNYLFGCGFATQSGRCTRGLYASFVRTAVGVNILVLDSEGLLSIEGGGREFDGKMTVMALACSDLVLINHKGEISTVLKDLLEICLYAMESLKLSQSQPKIAFILRDQRDIKCFQAQKTCLLKMEAALKDAMLSCEKDVKDLIKISQDCLFMLRSAFTVVQTKTKCVEVPSGDFSKQIFFLRQSILDMLKRQPLTSRAGSSKPLKDWYDRAQYVWKTLTKFGYSLLHYKTINEIRLRSELDGIVNEVLESLDNETHGLLRAASDLVLLAKEEITKARDEEALQDVSQRFRVNLSSMQEAIIRCLQQTFEEKTNHKQYTNIRSQCLNLFRCPVEQKCSSFMYTFRLFMNARKNEIGMEGIARQFAETIEILLQNRRDRMALKEEDLEDMFSNLWKRCEDDFSLRLLKTKESREEISDKVFRIFDNAIETTRHQVRNEKLVSIPIAVHHPRSIKSKFCLLNANTEEWKANYVDIIYTPRLVGERLSSVSEGVWQTFEKAILPSFQGKFATILHEEFTRLPETLSFEGFDRKMAKQAVTKVMAATDELEMDLRELGLILKRPHFLDDVFITLKLSAVDSLLEKQEQVLLMKRRELAAEKDLQKRNFLAILSQGKDDAERANAFALSYAKSLRSFVESQLTELRVKAKESIHKIFGYDQTMAAVRAYEISFGESNYRNVIKYCLNVNKFLRKEYVRQSKAEERSLLRSSGEQILEDVSEVFSSLQLSAHSWEKEIVFRGSSPVCIQNFKLWLNNCTEASSYFLSVVKHFPITANFHIKNIGIFVQSFRVKIKELLRILLNELKDILFPESLRSVREGVWEDCLRGCFARCPKCGAKCEGPSGHDGKHKVAPKRHLFPSFNRWAYKYASGDRVALGMCLDPNCLRLAVSKGDQVYKNFHEYLKAESPLWLPFDCNLDYAYPSQELKRAWVNCRKALLSLRSTPVSDNTPKDWIEAYLEPEREISVEDIETLKNELDEDD, encoded by the exons ATGGCTAGAGAAGCTGCCTCGAAAGATTGCGACGTTCACTTGGCTCCTGGCATTCGCACGAAAGCCTTGGTTGATGTGGAGCGCCAGCTCTCTCTGCTCTACCGTGATGGACCCCTCGAAACCACCAAAACCTTGTTGTTGCCTTCCTTTGCCCGCATTCTTCGCCAGCAAAGCACTGCTGCTCTTTCACGTGCactgtcgttttttcgtagagGCGAAAGCCAGCCAAGAGTAGTAGCCGATGAGATTGTTGACCAACTACGTTCTCAACGACAGG ATTTGAATGCGTTTACATGTGACAGTAAGCaggacgatgaagacgacgtcgaaagacgATCATTTTACGCTCTGATGATAGGCGAAAATGTCAATCCAGACACTCCTCATCCGTCTAATTCTATTCTGCTATCCACTTTGTTTCACgctgaagatgaagaagatcCAGGAAGTTCGTGCTCTCCAGAATCTGTGGAAATAATGCGCGATGCTCTGGCAAGAAATTTGAATATGAAAGAAGGACTTTGTCAAGTTCTTCATCCCTTTTTCATTGATGCCATCAATAGGCGAGAGGCTGTTGACGCATTTACGTCATTCCTCGTCAAGATGCACGACAGTCTTCAAGGACAAGACGTACCTCTACCCGATCTGATTTTGAGTTTTTCGTCTAAAGATCtaatcgtcgctttcttagagtcgtcttctttcgcaACTCAATGTCAGATTGCTAGCCAGCTTTTAGTGCTGGGCTACCCGCTGCCGTATTACTATACTTTGCTaagagaaaatgaagtgCTTCGAAAAAACAGTCTCGAAGTTCTAAGGAACGCTCTTTTGACTCCGTCAGCGTCACTTGTCTTGTCATGTGGTACTAGAGATACTGCACAAGGCGGGAAGACCTTTCTTCTAAGCAGACTTATTCCTATGTTGGCAACATCCTCAATAGATACCAAGTTGCTGGATGGAGAGGAAAATATAGCTGGACCAACTCACAGTCCTTCTATTGACCTTGTTCTTGAGACTAAAGAGCCGTTGGGCTTTTCATACGCCGATGTTCATGGCTTCGATAGAAGCCTCGATTTTTCTGTTGCTCTTGGAACATTAGCGTATTTTTCCAAAGCAATTCTCATTCACGTTTCAAAGCAAGACGTCACGTCAGACGATACCGAACTCTCTCTGAGCGAGGaccttcattttcttctatttcgtcAGCTCGCGCTTCATGACAAGACGAACAAGTCAGCtgcaattgtttttcttgttcGTGACGTTTCAGACGGGAATCGTGTAAGCACTACAGAACGAGCTGCCTCAACCTTACAAAAGGCCTTGCCAACTAGCAACGTTACTGTTCGCACAGTCAAGAACTTTAGCAGATATCGAAAAGAGGCTCACAGATATCAAGACGTAAAGCAACTTACGGAGACACTAAAAGAGTCTCTGTCGCTTGTCGAAAACGACTTTACGTTGCCCTGCATCGAAAGCATACACGTCGTGCATACGGCGTTATCTGTAGGCTGGTCGATACCGCCTCTTTCGGCACACTCGGTGCTAGGGCAACGGCTGATTGCCAGTTTAGATTCGGTTTGGCAACGGGAAAGAAGACTGGCGCAAATAATTTTCCCGTTTTCGTCAATTGCGTCAGAAATGTCTGAActagaggaagaggaaaagaacgtAATGACGTGCCTAGCGCAGCAGAAGTTGGGCGATAAAACCGAACTCGATATGAAACAAAtagctaaaagaaaacagctGTTGGTCAAGAGAAGAGCATCTGCGAACTCTACAGGCATTATGGAGCTGTTCACTGAAGTGATAACGCTCAAAGACCCTAGTCGTCTTTTAGAATTTCAGAAATACCTCGAGCTGTGGAAAACCAAATTCCTCGTCGAACTACGCGCCAAACAACAGTCAGTGCTACTTGAAATGAAAGTAGCTGATGATGCGAAACAAGCGCTTTTAGAAGAAGACTACCGACGCTTGTGTAAAGAAATCGATGAAGTGAACGTCACCTTAGACAGCTTTTGGGCAGAAATGACGGAAATGTACAGCGCCAAATCTCCCAACGCTTTTTGTGACTTATTGCGAATAGATTGTTCCACGGCGAAGGATCTGTACTTTCAGTGTCTGAAAACAAGGAACATAATTCCGTTGCTGTTCGGAAAACCGCTGAGAATGGCGGGGACTTTTGTTTCAGACATTCTCGAAATGATAGATGCAGAGCAAAAAGCAGACGAAAGGCTCTTTGTAGTTTCGGTCATAGGAATTCAAAGTTCCGGAAAATCGACCCTTTTAAATTACCTTTTTGGATGCGGATTTGCAACTCAATCTGGCCGGTGTACTCGAGGGCTGTACGCCTCGTTTGTTCGAACTGCTGTAGGCGTAAACATTCTTGTACTTGATTCGGAAGGACTCTTATCAAttgaaggaggaggacgagaaTTCGACGGCAAAATGACGGTAATGGCATTGGCATGTTCTGATTTAGTTCTTATTAACCACAAAGGCGAAATTTCCACCGTTTTGAAAGATCTACTCGAAATTTGCCTATACGCAATGGAGAGCCTTAAACTTTCTCAAAGCCAACCCAAAATTGCCTTTATCTTGCGTGATCAGAGAGACATAAAGTGTTTTCAAGCTCAGAAAACCTGCCTTCTAAAAATGGAAGCCGCCCTTAAGGACGCCATGCTTTCGTGCGAGAAGGACGTGAAAGACTTGATCAAAATAAGCCAAGACTGTCTTTTCATGCTAAGGTCTGCATTCACGGTTGtgcagacgaagacgaaatgcGTAGAAGTTCCCTCTGGCGACTTTTCCAAGCAAATCTTTTTCCTTCGCCAATCAATACTCGACATGCTTAAGCGACAGCCTTTGACGTCTAGGGCTGGGAGCAGTAAGCCGTTGAAAGACTGGTACGATCGAGCTCAGTACGTCTGGAAAACGCTAACCAAGTTCGGTTATTCTCTTTTGCATTACAAAACCATCAacgaaattcgtcttcgAAGTGAATTAGATGGAATTGTTAACGAAGTACTTGAAAGTCTCGACAACGAGACGCATGGACTATTGCGAGCTGCATCTGATCTGGTTCTTCTCGCTAAAGAGGAAATAACTAAGGCCAGGGACGAGGAAGCGTTGCAGGACGTAAGTCAGCGTTTTCGGGTAAATCTCAGCAGCATGCAGGAGGCGATAATTCGATGCCTTCAGCAGACGTTCGAAGAGAAGACCAACCACAAGCAGTATACTAATATTAGGTCACAGTGCCTGAACTTGTTTCGCTGTCCTGTGGAGCAGAAATGCAGCTCTTTTATGTACACGTTTAGGCTCTTTATGAAtgcgagaaagaacgaaataGGTATGGAAGGCATTGCCAGACAGTTTGCCGAAACAATTGAAATTCTATTGCAAAACCGTCGTGACCGAATGGCATTAAAAGAGGAAGACCTCGAAGACATGTTTTCCAATCTTTGGAAACGATGTGAAGACGACTTTAGTTTAAGGCTTctgaaaacgaaggaaagcagagaagaaatttcaGATAAAGTGTTTCGAATATTTGACAATGCTATCGAAACGACTCGTCATCAAGTACGAAATGAGAAGTTAGTATCGATTCCTATAGCCGTCCATCATCCGCGGAGCATCAAGTCAAaattttgtcttttgaaCGCCAACACGGAAGAGTGGAAAGCGAATTACGTTGATATAATTTACACACCTCGTCTCGTAGGAGAACGGTTGAGTTCTGTGTCTGAAGGCGTTTGGCAAACGTTCGAGAAAGCAATACTGCCAAGTTTTCAGGGCAAATTTGCCACAATTCTGCATGAAGAATTTACGAGACTTCCAGAAACGTTATCTTTTGAAGGCTTTGATCGCAAAATGGCGAAGCAAGCGGTCACCAAAGTGATGGCTGCTACAGATGAATTGGAAATGGATCTGCGAGAGCTTGGCttgattttgaaaagacCACATTTTCTGGACGACGTCTTTATAACTCTTAAACTTTCGGCAGTCGACTCTCTCCTTGAAAAGCAAGAGCAGGTACTGCTCatgaaaagaagagagctCGCTGCCGAAAAGGAtctgcaaaagagaaattttttggCCATTCTTTCTCAAGGTAAAGACGACGCTGAGAGAGCAAACGCCTTTGCCTTATCCTACGCTAAAAGCCTAAGATCATTTGTAGAGTCGCAGCTAACAGAACTAAGGGTTAAGGCAAAAGAGTCTATACACAAAATCTTCGGTTACGATCAAACGATGGCTGCTGTGCGAGCTTACGAGATAAGTTTTGGGGAATCCAATTACAGAAACGTGATAAAGTATTGTCTTAACGTGAATAAGTTCTTACGAAAAGAGTATGTTAGACAATCAAAGGCAGAAGAGAGATCTCTTCTTCGCAGCAGCGGGGAACAAATATTAGAGGATGTAAGTGAAGTTTTTAGCAGTTTACAACTTTCAGCTCATTCTTGGGAAAAGGAAATTGTTTTCCGCGGTAGTTCGCCGGTGTGTATTCAAAATTTTAAACTGTGGCTAAACAATTGTACGGAGGCCTCCTCTTACTTTCTTTCCGTCGTTAAACATTTTCCAATTACTGCCAACTTTCATATTAAGAACATCGGAATATTTGTTCAGTCGTTTCGGGTAAAGATCAAGGAATTGTTGCGTATTTTGCTAAACGAACTCAAAGACATATTGTTTCCCGAATCTCTTCGTTCAGTGCGAGAAGGCGTTTGGGAGGATTGCCTTCGGGGTTGTTTTGCTCGCTGCCCGAAATGCGGAGCCAAGTGTGAAGGACCAAGTGGCCATGACGGCAAACATAAAGTCGCTCCAAAACGACATTTGTTTCCCTCGTTTAATCGTTGGGCGTACAAATATGCTTCTGGAGATCGTGTAGCGCTCGGGATGTGCCTGGATCCCAATTGTCTTAGACTGGCTGTTAGCAAAGGAGACCAAGTGTATAAAAATTTTCATGAATACCTAAAAGCTGAAAGTCCGCTGTGGCTTCCTTTTGACTGCAACTTGGATTACGCCTATCCTTCACAAGAATTGAAGAGAGCTTGGGTCAACTGTAGAAAAGCTCTTTTGTCTCTACGGTCAACGCCAGTCTCTGATAACACGCCCAAAGATTGGATAGAGGCGTACTTAGAaccagaaagagaaatttcgGTTGAAGACATCGAGACTCTCAAAAACGAgctggacgaagacgactaA